In Xylanibacter ruminicola 23, a single genomic region encodes these proteins:
- a CDS encoding TolC family protein, translating into MKKILSLIALGCVMSASAQTYTLEQIKDSALQNNFAIRSAKYGVEAAQQQRKEAFTKYFPSVSGTGVWFNANKGMAQTTINPSASISPELGAALAQSLPQEALAALANPISISMMKNGTIGSLMAVQPVFAGGQIVNGNKLAKVGEEVSKLQLQLSENEVEKTAEQYFWQLASLQEKMNTINAVDTLLRDIHKDVDVAVRAGVAMRNDLLQVQLRQNDIQSQRLKLQNGISIVRLLLSQYCGLRDTSFAIDHSSLTIDHSATQMEKANNGQLSMFRSSSAGLQGKNVQCLPEYQLLDKQVEAAHLQKKLTVGQQLPTVAVGAGYNYHNLLDNNHSFAMVFATVTVPISDWWSGSHAIKRKKIEHQKAVEQLEDNAQLLKIRMQNAWNGVEESYQQLQLAKRSIEQADENLRLNRNYYRAGTSKMSDLLEAQLLYQQALDKHTDAFADYQNKLLEYKQATGQ; encoded by the coding sequence ATGAAAAAGATATTATCACTGATAGCCTTAGGCTGCGTAATGTCAGCCTCGGCTCAGACTTATACCCTAGAGCAGATTAAGGATTCTGCTTTACAAAACAACTTTGCCATCCGCAGCGCCAAATATGGCGTTGAGGCTGCCCAACAGCAGCGCAAAGAGGCGTTTACCAAGTATTTCCCTAGTGTGAGTGGTACAGGCGTGTGGTTTAATGCCAACAAGGGTATGGCGCAGACCACCATCAACCCTTCGGCTAGTATATCACCCGAGCTGGGTGCTGCTTTGGCTCAGTCGCTGCCCCAAGAGGCATTGGCTGCCTTAGCTAATCCCATCAGCATCTCGATGATGAAGAATGGTACCATTGGCTCGTTGATGGCGGTGCAGCCCGTATTTGCTGGCGGACAGATTGTCAACGGCAACAAACTGGCTAAAGTAGGCGAGGAGGTGAGTAAGCTGCAGTTACAACTGTCGGAAAACGAGGTGGAGAAGACAGCCGAACAGTACTTCTGGCAGTTAGCCTCGTTGCAGGAGAAGATGAACACCATTAATGCTGTAGATACGTTGCTGCGCGATATCCATAAAGATGTGGATGTGGCCGTGCGTGCAGGTGTGGCCATGCGTAACGATCTGTTGCAGGTACAACTGCGCCAGAACGATATTCAGAGTCAGCGCCTGAAGTTGCAGAATGGCATCTCTATCGTTCGTTTGTTGTTGTCGCAATACTGCGGCCTCCGCGATACGTCGTTCGCCATTGACCATTCTTCATTGACCATTGACCATTCTGCTACGCAAATGGAGAAGGCTAATAATGGTCAATTGTCAATGTTCCGCTCCAGCTCTGCTGGCTTGCAAGGCAAGAATGTTCAATGTTTGCCCGAGTATCAACTCCTGGATAAGCAGGTTGAGGCCGCCCATCTGCAGAAGAAACTGACTGTAGGACAGCAGCTGCCAACCGTAGCTGTGGGTGCCGGTTATAACTACCACAATTTGTTAGATAATAACCACTCGTTTGCCATGGTGTTTGCCACTGTTACTGTGCCCATCAGCGATTGGTGGAGTGGCTCTCATGCCATCAAGCGTAAGAAGATTGAACATCAGAAAGCCGTTGAGCAGTTGGAGGACAATGCCCAACTGCTGAAAATCCGCATGCAGAATGCCTGGAATGGGGTAGAGGAGAGCTATCAGCAGTTGCAACTGGCCAAACGCAGCATCGAACAGGCCGACGAGAACCTGCGCTTGAACCGCAACTACTATCGTGCCGGCACCTCAAAGATGAGCGATTTGCTCGAAGCCCAATTGCTTTATCAGCAAGCACTCGACAAGCATACCGATGCCTTCGCCGACTATCAGAACAAACTCCTGGAGTACAAACAAGCTACAGGTCAGTAG
- a CDS encoding family 43 glycosylhydrolase: MKKLLTIGALACCTLSISAQQKAYNAPSTGNPILPGYFADPTVKKFGDTYYIYATTDGSGAGFGPAQVWTSKDFGNWTLMPMNWPDSHWIWAPDVMHDAKDGKYYMVYCQPCQLHMGVSDTPRGPWKNVLGKSDAVLVPDRFVTNAITLDGQTFVDDDGSVYMYWGTWGIYKGFGCGAGKLNDDKKSFSETRLIPNTEVTDFFEAPFVLKRNGVYYFMYSSGSCHDHTYRVQYATSDKPLGPYKYQGCILETNADGTIHGPGHHSVLQEGDNYYIVYHRHDNPHSNRGFHRQVCIDKMEFLPDGRIKTITPTHDGIGLLAPSVIRSRNLALDCKVEASSYYDDDFKPSYAVDDNNGTLWRPKGTGSEWLKIDLGKTQKIKTIMTQFEYGTQFYQYLIETSTDGHNWKVFADKSQNRLAGSPMVDFGNAKARYVRLTYLGGQKNGFGGAIWNIKVYPEIEDALPQQWLGLTPADWNGREWLNNEGMLGGSFKLKTGSVFRQHQEDKDILVLQPGTELEFKSAVYCQTIKADKEPLTLTNLRHYSWQQAEAEKAYDAQNDIVRLPVADNQKKGLIVSITADDFLTGDTISYIENHGVDGYFETLTAPCIVEEIKGKKALRFDSLQVYQSSFALPATMRDNAPYTLEAWVLNPQMAMNECVADFTTTHDELEKIMLISGTEPRCGVVNHYGWYEDAGYKDIKQLEGEWQHIIVTFDGRIETVSINGKVISRKDIQLLLKPSQYVTLGRNAEREWLFSGYLHSLKLWDNVIIDN, from the coding sequence ATGAAGAAACTACTGACTATAGGGGCACTTGCCTGTTGTACGCTTAGTATTAGCGCACAACAGAAAGCCTATAATGCCCCATCTACAGGCAATCCCATATTGCCAGGATACTTTGCCGATCCTACTGTAAAAAAGTTCGGCGACACCTATTATATATATGCCACCACAGATGGTAGCGGCGCAGGATTCGGACCAGCTCAGGTGTGGACAAGTAAAGACTTCGGCAACTGGACTCTGATGCCGATGAACTGGCCCGACAGTCACTGGATCTGGGCGCCCGACGTGATGCACGATGCCAAGGATGGCAAGTATTACATGGTGTATTGTCAGCCCTGCCAGTTGCACATGGGTGTAAGCGATACGCCTCGCGGACCATGGAAGAACGTCCTTGGCAAGAGCGATGCCGTACTGGTGCCCGACCGCTTTGTAACCAACGCAATCACACTCGACGGACAGACCTTTGTGGATGATGATGGTAGCGTGTATATGTACTGGGGCACTTGGGGCATATACAAAGGTTTTGGCTGTGGTGCAGGCAAGTTGAATGACGATAAGAAGAGTTTCTCTGAGACACGATTGATTCCAAACACAGAGGTAACTGATTTCTTTGAAGCCCCATTTGTATTAAAGCGCAATGGCGTGTACTACTTCATGTACTCATCGGGTTCCTGCCACGATCATACCTATCGTGTGCAGTACGCCACCAGCGATAAGCCGCTTGGTCCTTATAAATACCAAGGATGCATACTCGAGACCAATGCCGATGGTACCATTCATGGTCCAGGTCATCATAGCGTATTGCAGGAGGGCGATAACTACTACATTGTTTATCACCGCCACGACAACCCGCACTCCAATCGCGGTTTTCATCGTCAGGTATGCATCGATAAGATGGAATTCCTGCCCGACGGACGCATCAAAACAATTACCCCTACTCACGATGGCATTGGCTTGTTGGCACCATCAGTTATACGTTCAAGAAATCTGGCCTTAGATTGCAAGGTCGAGGCTTCATCGTATTACGATGATGACTTTAAGCCATCCTATGCTGTGGATGACAATAACGGCACACTCTGGCGCCCCAAAGGCACAGGTAGCGAATGGCTGAAGATTGATTTGGGCAAGACGCAGAAAATCAAAACCATCATGACGCAGTTTGAATATGGTACACAATTCTACCAGTATCTGATAGAAACATCTACCGACGGACATAACTGGAAGGTGTTTGCTGATAAGAGTCAGAACCGCTTGGCGGGCAGTCCGATGGTAGATTTTGGTAACGCTAAGGCCCGCTATGTGCGACTGACCTATCTTGGCGGACAGAAGAACGGCTTTGGTGGTGCCATCTGGAACATCAAGGTTTATCCTGAGATTGAAGATGCCTTACCCCAGCAATGGCTCGGCCTGACGCCTGCCGACTGGAACGGGCGCGAGTGGCTAAATAACGAAGGTATGCTTGGAGGTAGTTTTAAGTTAAAAACGGGCTCCGTATTCCGTCAGCATCAGGAGGACAAGGATATATTGGTACTACAGCCTGGCACCGAACTGGAATTTAAGAGTGCTGTTTACTGTCAAACCATCAAGGCCGATAAAGAGCCACTCACCCTCACCAATCTGCGCCACTACAGCTGGCAGCAGGCCGAGGCCGAGAAAGCATACGATGCCCAAAACGACATCGTACGCCTGCCAGTGGCCGATAATCAGAAGAAAGGTCTGATTGTTAGCATCACAGCCGATGATTTCCTGACAGGCGACACCATTTCCTATATTGAGAATCATGGCGTGGATGGCTATTTTGAAACGCTGACAGCACCTTGTATTGTTGAAGAAATCAAGGGCAAGAAAGCCCTACGATTCGACTCGCTACAGGTGTATCAGTCGTCGTTTGCCCTGCCTGCCACTATGCGCGATAATGCACCTTATACCCTTGAGGCTTGGGTGCTGAATCCCCAAATGGCCATGAACGAGTGTGTTGCTGATTTTACCACCACTCACGACGAACTAGAGAAGATTATGCTGATTAGCGGCACAGAGCCTCGTTGCGGCGTAGTGAACCACTATGGATGGTACGAGGATGCTGGCTACAAAGATATCAAACAGCTGGAAGGCGAATGGCAACACATCATCGTGACCTTCGACGGACGTATCGAAACTGTCAGCATTAATGGAAAAGTTATCAGCCGTAAAGACATCCAACTGCTACTGAAGCCTTCGCAGTATGTTACTCTAGGCCGAAACGCCGAACGTGAATGGCTGTTTAGCGGCTATCTGCACAGTCTGAAACTTTGGGACAACGTGATAATTGATAATTGA
- a CDS encoding efflux RND transporter permease subunit — MKNVNWLRWPLEHYSITLLIIGILFVMGIYGMYIMPKDEFPHATIRQGVVVAVYPGATSEEVEQQVARPLERYLFTYGEVNRVKTTTQSQNGMCIVMVKLNDDVNNKDEVWSKIKHGLNGFKAQLPSGVLAIVVNDDFGNTSALLIAIESDQRSYRELKQYSDDLSDRLRRIPSVANVKLFGEQKEQISLYIDRQRMQAYGIGQQMLFSRLQAQGITTMSGAISDDDQQIPIHVEAQENSEEEIANQIIFSDPVTGKVARVRDVARVVREYEPNASRIEQDGHPCVLLSMEMTPGNNVVQYGEQVDKVLKEFSLNELPEDVKVTRIADKPKVVAMSVSDFLRDLLISMAIIILVMMVLFPLRSAIVSAITIPLSTFVSVAIMYIMGIELNIVTLAALIVVLGMIVDNSIVVIDGYLEYLGKGFKPFDAAIESARQYFMPMLLATICICAIFYPFLITMKGMFHDCLEDFPVTITINLMVSLVLAVTVIPFLETRIIKPGKVSTDGNAITKWVQKTYNKVLDFTFAHPWLTIGGGIGVILLSTLIAPTLKIRLFPYADRDQFAVEIFLPEGKGMAETEVIADSVQHVLAKDERITGITGFIGCSSPRFMDAYAPQMAGNNYAQFIVNTKSNKATLDLLAQYQPQLSEAFPNAYVKFKRLDYLEVSELEYRFYGDNLDSLHVVVERLMERMRKMPELEWVHTDYLQPYPIINVELDPVTSAQLGITRTTAQLALSATSSDLRVGQIWEKDYELPIVVKDDADMTFSDIANLGIASPASMVSGGLRSTNSTVPLRQIAKVQPKWSESRIMHRGGERCITVTAQFAQGVYTAPVEKEIARMMNEEIKLPQGVRAEVGGEIEYGDEAMPQIIGGITIALIIVYFFLLFNFKKYGVTTVCMAALGLMIPGALIGLGLMNRALGLTSIFGLITLMGMIMRNEILIFEHAIDLIKKHVAEHGDWKTDRQAYNAAVRQAAYDAGKRRMVPIFLTTATTAVGVVPMIIAQSSFWMPVGVTIFAGGIGSLIMVVTMLPVIYWKVSTK; from the coding sequence ATGAAAAATGTGAATTGGCTCCGATGGCCTTTGGAGCATTACTCGATAACATTGCTCATCATCGGCATATTGTTTGTGATGGGCATCTACGGCATGTATATTATGCCTAAGGACGAATTCCCCCATGCCACCATCCGTCAGGGTGTGGTAGTGGCAGTATATCCTGGTGCCACCAGCGAGGAGGTGGAACAGCAAGTGGCCCGTCCGCTTGAGCGTTACCTATTTACCTATGGTGAGGTGAACCGTGTAAAAACCACCACACAGAGTCAGAATGGCATGTGTATCGTGATGGTGAAACTGAACGACGACGTGAACAATAAGGACGAGGTGTGGAGCAAAATCAAACATGGACTGAATGGTTTTAAGGCGCAGTTGCCAAGTGGTGTGCTGGCCATCGTGGTGAACGATGACTTTGGCAACACCTCGGCCCTGCTCATCGCCATCGAGAGCGACCAGCGCAGCTATCGTGAGTTGAAACAGTATAGCGACGACCTGAGCGATCGTCTGCGTCGCATCCCCTCGGTAGCCAACGTGAAACTGTTTGGCGAACAGAAGGAGCAGATCTCGCTCTATATCGATCGCCAGCGCATGCAGGCCTATGGTATTGGTCAGCAGATGCTTTTCTCGCGCCTACAGGCACAGGGCATCACCACCATGAGTGGCGCTATCAGCGACGACGACCAGCAGATACCCATCCACGTTGAGGCTCAGGAAAACTCCGAGGAGGAGATAGCCAACCAGATTATCTTCAGCGACCCAGTGACAGGTAAGGTGGCACGTGTTCGCGATGTGGCCCGTGTGGTGCGCGAGTATGAGCCAAACGCCAGTCGTATTGAGCAGGACGGACACCCTTGCGTGCTGCTCTCGATGGAGATGACGCCTGGTAACAATGTGGTGCAGTATGGCGAGCAGGTGGATAAAGTACTGAAGGAGTTCAGTCTGAACGAACTGCCCGAGGACGTAAAGGTTACCCGCATTGCCGATAAGCCCAAAGTGGTAGCGATGAGTGTGAGCGATTTCTTGCGCGATCTGCTGATATCGATGGCTATCATCATCCTGGTGATGATGGTACTGTTCCCTCTGCGTTCGGCTATCGTGTCGGCCATCACCATTCCCTTGAGTACCTTTGTGAGTGTGGCAATCATGTATATTATGGGCATCGAACTGAACATCGTGACGTTGGCAGCGCTCATTGTGGTGTTAGGAATGATTGTTGATAATTCGATTGTGGTGATTGATGGTTATCTGGAATATCTGGGTAAAGGTTTCAAGCCTTTCGATGCCGCCATCGAGTCGGCCCGACAGTACTTCATGCCTATGCTGCTGGCCACCATCTGTATCTGTGCCATCTTCTATCCGTTCCTCATCACCATGAAGGGTATGTTCCACGATTGTTTGGAGGACTTCCCCGTTACCATTACCATCAACCTCATGGTGTCGCTGGTGCTGGCCGTAACGGTGATTCCGTTCCTCGAAACACGTATCATCAAGCCCGGCAAGGTGAGCACCGATGGTAATGCGATAACAAAATGGGTGCAGAAAACCTACAATAAGGTGCTTGATTTTACCTTTGCACACCCTTGGTTAACCATTGGTGGTGGTATTGGCGTTATTCTGCTGTCGACGTTGATTGCTCCTACGCTGAAGATACGTCTGTTCCCATATGCCGATCGCGACCAGTTTGCCGTAGAGATATTTTTACCCGAGGGTAAGGGCATGGCCGAGACCGAGGTGATTGCCGATTCTGTGCAGCATGTGTTGGCAAAGGACGAACGTATCACAGGCATCACGGGCTTTATCGGCTGTTCGTCGCCACGATTCATGGATGCCTATGCACCCCAGATGGCTGGTAATAACTATGCGCAGTTTATCGTGAATACCAAGAGCAATAAGGCTACGCTCGACCTCTTGGCGCAATATCAGCCCCAATTGAGCGAGGCGTTCCCCAACGCTTACGTCAAGTTCAAACGTTTGGACTATCTCGAAGTATCCGAACTGGAGTATCGCTTCTATGGCGACAACCTCGACTCGCTGCATGTGGTAGTCGAGCGACTGATGGAACGCATGCGGAAGATGCCCGAACTGGAGTGGGTACATACCGACTATCTGCAGCCGTACCCCATCATCAATGTCGAACTCGATCCTGTTACTTCGGCCCAGTTAGGCATCACCCGTACCACCGCCCAGCTGGCTTTGAGTGCCACATCTTCCGACCTGCGTGTGGGACAGATTTGGGAGAAAGATTATGAACTACCCATTGTGGTGAAGGACGATGCTGATATGACCTTCTCAGACATCGCGAACCTGGGTATCGCATCGCCCGCATCAATGGTGTCGGGAGGTCTGCGCAGTACCAATTCCACCGTTCCGTTGCGCCAGATAGCCAAGGTGCAACCCAAGTGGAGCGAGAGTCGCATCATGCATCGTGGTGGCGAACGTTGTATCACCGTTACTGCCCAGTTTGCACAAGGCGTATATACCGCACCTGTAGAGAAGGAGATTGCCCGTATGATGAACGAGGAGATAAAACTGCCACAGGGCGTCCGTGCCGAGGTGGGCGGCGAGATAGAATATGGAGACGAGGCCATGCCGCAGATTATTGGTGGCATCACCATTGCACTGATCATCGTGTACTTCTTCCTGTTGTTCAACTTCAAGAAGTATGGTGTTACCACCGTTTGTATGGCAGCTTTGGGATTGATGATTCCTGGAGCGCTCATTGGTCTCGGACTGATGAATCGCGCCCTTGGTCTGACCTCTATCTTCGGACTCATCACGCTGATGGGAATGATTATGCGTAACGAAATCCTGATTTTCGAGCACGCGATTGACTTGATTAAGAAGCATGTGGCCGAACATGGCGACTGGAAAACAGATCGCCAGGCTTATAACGCCGCTGTGCGCCAGGCAGCCTACGATGCCGGTAAGCGTCGTATGGTGCCCATTTTCCTCACTACGGCAACCACTGCCGTTGGTGTGGTGCCGATGATTATCGCCCAGAGTTCGTTCTGGATGCCCGTGGGTGTAACCATCTTTGCAGGTGGTATCGGCTCGCTCATCATGGTAGTCACCATGCTACCCGTTATTTATTGGAAGGTTTCGACTAAGTGA
- a CDS encoding glycoside hydrolase family 127 protein, protein MKKLMTIALGVAIMLPISAQKKQTATHGYPISPVPFTAVKVTPGTFWGQRLEASRKVTIPLAFAKCEETGRYTNFSNAAQHLKDPSKVFKVNGVGYSFDDTDPYKTIEGASYILQTYPDKKLKQYIDSVLDVIASAQEPDGYLYTARTQNPADPHHWAGDKRWVKEEDLSHELYNLGHMVEGAIAHYQATGSRKFLDIAIRYADVVCKEVGPNPGQACVVPGHQIAEMALAKLYLVTGNKKYLDEAKFFLDYRGKTTIVHDYSQAHKPVIEQDEAVGHAVRAAYMYAGMADVAALTGDKDYIKAIDAIWDNIVTKKLYITGGIGATNNGEAFGKNYELPNMSAYCETCAAIGNVYVNYRLFLLHGESKYYDVLERTLYNGLISGVSLEGNGFFYPNPLESMGQHQRQAWFGCACCPSNICRFIPSLPGYIYAVKDRNVYVNLFLSNKSNLTVAGKKVGLSQTTAYPWNGDITVNVDQNAAGQFAMKIRIPGWVRSQVVPSNLYQYTDGKRLGYTITVNGQTAAAKVTEDGYYTINRKWKKGDKVQIHFDMETRTVRANNKVEADRGKISVERGPLVYCAEHPDNTFDIMGALMNQNPEFSLGKTEIAGTTVQTIVTDAQTLSFDKQGKLQTTDHKLTLIPYYAWCHRGSGKMRVWLPQDLNATNPSQPATLASESKISSSTEKMPALTAINDRLVPKDENDRSVPYTHWWPKNGSTEWLGYEFPEVATVQSATVYWFDDGPWGGCRVPQSWRILYQDTQGNWIPVTGADGYPTDKGTACTVNFEPVTTKALRLEVVLPNDNSTGVFEWIVK, encoded by the coding sequence ATGAAGAAACTTATGACTATTGCGCTGGGTGTAGCCATCATGCTCCCCATTAGCGCACAGAAAAAACAGACAGCGACTCATGGTTATCCCATCAGTCCTGTACCCTTTACCGCAGTAAAAGTAACACCTGGCACCTTCTGGGGACAACGATTGGAAGCCAGTCGTAAAGTAACCATCCCCTTGGCCTTCGCGAAATGCGAGGAGACTGGACGTTACACCAACTTCTCGAATGCAGCCCAGCACCTGAAAGACCCATCAAAGGTATTCAAGGTGAACGGTGTGGGCTACTCGTTCGACGATACCGACCCCTATAAGACTATTGAGGGTGCCAGTTACATCTTGCAGACCTATCCTGACAAGAAACTGAAACAGTACATTGATTCGGTACTCGATGTCATCGCCTCGGCACAGGAGCCTGACGGCTATCTCTATACTGCCCGCACACAGAATCCTGCCGACCCGCACCACTGGGCTGGCGACAAGCGCTGGGTGAAGGAAGAGGACCTGAGCCACGAGCTTTATAACCTCGGCCACATGGTTGAGGGGGCAATCGCTCACTATCAGGCCACAGGTTCAAGAAAGTTCCTTGATATAGCTATCCGTTATGCCGATGTGGTATGCAAGGAGGTGGGACCCAACCCTGGTCAGGCTTGTGTAGTACCTGGTCATCAGATAGCAGAGATGGCACTGGCAAAGCTTTATCTTGTTACTGGCAACAAAAAATATCTCGACGAGGCCAAATTCTTCCTCGACTATCGCGGCAAGACCACTATCGTACATGATTACTCTCAGGCTCATAAACCTGTGATCGAACAGGACGAGGCCGTAGGTCATGCCGTTCGTGCAGCCTATATGTATGCAGGTATGGCCGATGTAGCAGCGCTGACTGGCGATAAAGATTACATCAAGGCCATCGATGCCATCTGGGACAACATCGTTACCAAGAAACTCTACATTACTGGTGGCATCGGTGCCACTAATAATGGCGAGGCCTTTGGCAAGAACTACGAACTGCCCAACATGAGTGCCTACTGCGAGACTTGCGCTGCCATCGGCAATGTGTATGTGAACTATCGTCTGTTCCTGTTGCATGGCGAATCCAAGTACTACGATGTATTGGAGCGCACACTCTACAATGGACTCATCAGCGGCGTATCGCTCGAAGGCAATGGCTTCTTCTACCCCAACCCACTGGAGTCGATGGGACAGCACCAGCGTCAGGCTTGGTTCGGCTGCGCCTGCTGCCCCAGCAACATCTGTCGCTTCATCCCCTCGCTGCCCGGTTATATCTATGCCGTTAAGGATCGCAATGTATATGTCAACCTGTTCCTCTCTAACAAGAGCAACCTGACTGTTGCAGGCAAGAAGGTTGGTTTGAGTCAGACAACTGCATACCCTTGGAATGGTGATATCACTGTAAATGTTGACCAGAATGCGGCAGGCCAGTTTGCCATGAAAATCCGTATTCCAGGTTGGGTGCGCAGCCAGGTGGTGCCCTCTAACCTCTATCAATATACTGATGGCAAGCGTCTGGGCTATACCATCACCGTGAATGGCCAGACTGCAGCAGCAAAGGTAACAGAGGATGGCTATTATACCATCAATCGCAAGTGGAAGAAAGGCGACAAGGTGCAGATTCACTTCGATATGGAGACTCGCACTGTACGTGCCAACAACAAGGTAGAGGCCGATCGTGGTAAGATTAGCGTAGAGCGCGGCCCGCTGGTTTATTGTGCCGAGCACCCTGACAACACCTTTGATATCATGGGCGCCCTGATGAATCAGAATCCAGAGTTCAGTCTGGGTAAGACCGAGATTGCAGGAACTACCGTACAGACCATCGTCACCGATGCTCAGACGCTAAGTTTCGATAAGCAGGGGAAACTGCAGACTACCGACCACAAACTGACACTCATCCCCTACTATGCCTGGTGTCATCGTGGTAGTGGAAAAATGCGTGTTTGGTTGCCTCAGGACCTGAATGCTACTAATCCATCGCAGCCAGCCACACTGGCCAGTGAGAGTAAGATCAGTAGCTCTACCGAAAAAATGCCAGCCCTTACAGCCATCAACGACCGCCTGGTGCCAAAGGATGAGAACGACCGTAGCGTACCCTATACCCACTGGTGGCCTAAGAATGGCAGTACCGAATGGTTAGGTTACGAATTCCCCGAAGTAGCTACCGTACAGAGTGCCACCGTTTATTGGTTCGACGATGGTCCTTGGGGCGGATGCCGCGTACCGCAGTCGTGGCGCATCCTGTATCAGGACACCCAAGGCAATTGGATTCCAGTAACAGGCGCCGATGGATACCCCACCGATAAAGGTACAGCATGCACAGTAAACTTTGAGCCTGTTACAACCAAAGCACTTCGACTTGAGGTTGTATTACCTAACGATAATTCGACAGGAGTGTTTGAATGGATAGTTAAGTAA